One Epinephelus lanceolatus isolate andai-2023 chromosome 10, ASM4190304v1, whole genome shotgun sequence genomic region harbors:
- the med18 gene encoding mediator of RNA polymerase II transcription subunit 18: MEAPPVTVMPVTGGTINMMEYLLQGSVLDQALESLLHRLRGLCDNMEPETFTDHELVYLLKGQQGNPFILRARRSLSHPTSPWHLRYLGQPEVGDKSRHALVRNCVDVAASQSLPEFLNEMGFRMDHEFVANGHIFRKGAMKIVVSKLSRILVPGNTENTERLSLSYLVELSVLAPAGQDTVSEDMRSFAEQLKPLVHLEKIDPSKQRH, from the exons atggaagCTCCTCCTGTTACCGTGATGCCTGTCACCGGGGGCACAATCAATATGATGGAGTACCTGCTGCAAG GCAGTGTGTTAGACCAGGCCCTGGAAAGCCTCTTGCATCGCCTTCGAGGTCTCTGTGACAACATGGAACCTGAGACCTTCACAGATCACGAACTGGTTTATCTTCTGAAAGGCCAACAAGGGAACCCTTTCATTCTGCGTGCCCGGCGCTCCCTCTCCCATCCCACATCACCATGGCACCTACGCTACCTAGGCCAACCTGAAGTGGGTGACAAGAGCCGCCATGCCCTGGTGCGCAACTGTGTTGACGTAGCTGCCTCTCAAAGCCTGCCGGAGTTCCTCAACGAGATGGGCTTCCGCATGGACCATGAGTTTGTGGCCAACGGGCACATATTCCGCAAAGGGGCTATGAAAATTGTGGTCAGCAAGCTGTCACGCATCCTGGTACCAGGtaacacagagaacacagagcgACTATCACTTTCATACCTGGTGGAGCTGAGTGTGTTGGCTCCCGCCGGGCAGGACACTGTGTCAGAGGATATGCGCAGCTTTGCTGAGCAACTTAAACCCCTGGTTCACCTGGAGAAGATTGACCCCAGCAAACAGAGACActaa
- the LOC144464503 gene encoding uncharacterized protein LOC144464503, with protein MMQDGFIFLVIFWISSPFASGNTTNLKFSLGCQAVIPCENYRSDSNSLKWIYKKDEDRKEIQLYLIDRNGIERLQPLFRPRGKVLPDGSLVIDPFTEDDQGLYWCKHCFQDSCRKKQPSSFISVKKEILKESLKTVYIIAGSTFTYSCPSKLTNLKWTFEASSMTALRNSLRKPESNFVTSYKSLHIVNVTRADAGKYSCWKSGCDGHSQKLLTINLCVITVDDSEDSSVSCAVMCDTEFRTITHNSTLNAEIGTRTISVFVDPHGSLNCTVKQMFKGHSAVNSTHGPSDTLHSTTGVPTEPEYQFPVIYGTSVALVCIILIALLVIWYLRPRLQAAFPVHVCCCGLNGRVEEETPVVYSSIVIRRPAKTTNIDMTYFDSSCVYSEIKI; from the exons ATGATGCAGGACGGGTTTatttttctggtgattttttGGATCTCATCCCCTTTTGCCTCAGGAAACA CCACAAATCTTAAATTCTCGCTGGGATGTCAAGCTGTGATACCTTGTGAAAATTACAGGAGTGATTCAAACTCTTTAAAATGGATTTATAAGAAAGATGAAGATCGCAAAGAAATCCAGTTATATCTTATAGACAGAAACGGAATAGAACGCCTTCAGCCACTCTTTCGCCCCAGAGGGAAGGTTCTGCCCGATGGTTCCTTGGTTATTGATCCTTTCACGGAGGATGATCAAGGCCTTTACTGGTGTAAACATTGTTTTCAAGATAGTTGTCGGAAAAAACAGCCCTCATCATTCATCAGCGTGAAGAAAG aaattcTCAAAGAATCTCTTAAGACAGTCTACATTATTGCAGGCAGCACTTTCACTTATTCATGTCCGAGTAAACTGACTAACTTAAAATGGACATTTGAAGCAAGTAGCATGACTGCGCTCAGGAACTCGCTACGAAAACCAGAATCAAACTTTGTGACTTCCTACAAGTCTCTACACATTGTAAATGTCACAAGAGCAGATGCTGGGaaatattcctgctggaaaagTGGATGTGATGGTCACAGTCAGAAGCTACTCACCATCAACTTATGTGTAATTACAG TAGACGACAGTGAGGATTCATCTGTTTCTTGTGCTGTTATGTGTGACACGGAATTCAGAACCATCACACATAACAGCACATTAAATGCGGAAATAGGCACAAGGACAATATCAGTTTTTGTAGATCCACATGGGTCTTTAAATTGCACTGTAAAGCAGATGTTTAAAGGACACAGTGCAGTCAACAGCACTCATGGACCGTCAGATACATTACACAGCACAACAG GTGTACCTACAGAGCCTGAATATCAGTTTCCAGTTATTTATGGGACATCAGTAGCCCTTGTGTGTATTATTTTAATAGCACTTTTGGTAATTTGGTACTTACGGCCAAGACTGCAGGCAG CATTTCCTGTTCATGTTTGTTGCTGTGGCTTGAATGGCAGG GTCGAAGAGGAGACGCCAGTGGTTTACTCATCCATTGTCATCAGGAGACCTGCTAAGACAACAAACATTGATATGACTTACTTTGACAGTAGTTGTGTGtatagtgaaataaaaatatag